A window of bacterium contains these coding sequences:
- a CDS encoding DNA cytosine methyltransferase has protein sequence MERIERIQIGKRAKRKVYAVDLFCGAGGLTYGLEKAGIDVRLGVDIDPACEYPFSANNAAKFLLKSVEDLKAEDLERVFPKNGIRLLAGCAPCQTFSTYNQKATPDDKRWWLLLQFARLVEEISPELVTMENVPRLKDQGVFEEFLGTLQNAKYHVHIDIVNCEEYGIPQHRQRLVLLASKLGPIRSLSPGEFGAERTTVRENIADLPPIRAGEMEETDPLHQASILSDLNRKRIEASKPGGTWRDWQKTLVADCHKKKTGKTYPSVYGRMCWDEPAPTITTQFFGFGNGRFGHPDQNRAISLREGAILQSFPKDYVFVPPGQPIYKKAVGRLIGNAVPPRLGEMIGLSIIRHVDKWMKNRRRTSAGARANAR, from the coding sequence ATGGAACGGATCGAACGGATACAGATAGGGAAACGAGCGAAGCGCAAAGTCTACGCCGTGGACCTATTCTGCGGTGCCGGCGGGCTTACGTACGGACTCGAGAAAGCGGGCATCGACGTCCGCCTTGGGGTCGATATCGATCCTGCCTGCGAGTATCCCTTCTCTGCGAACAACGCCGCCAAGTTTCTTCTGAAATCCGTCGAAGACCTCAAGGCGGAAGACCTCGAACGGGTATTTCCTAAAAACGGTATCCGTCTGTTGGCCGGATGCGCTCCCTGTCAAACATTTTCCACCTACAATCAGAAGGCGACCCCGGACGACAAACGGTGGTGGCTTCTCTTGCAGTTCGCGAGGCTCGTCGAGGAAATATCTCCCGAACTCGTCACAATGGAAAACGTTCCACGACTTAAGGATCAAGGCGTCTTCGAGGAGTTTCTCGGGACCCTCCAAAACGCCAAATATCACGTCCACATCGATATCGTGAACTGCGAAGAGTACGGGATACCCCAGCACCGCCAGAGGCTCGTTCTCCTGGCTTCGAAGCTCGGTCCCATTCGTTCGCTGTCGCCTGGGGAATTCGGTGCCGAGCGCACTACGGTTAGAGAAAACATCGCCGACTTACCGCCAATACGAGCGGGCGAGATGGAGGAGACAGATCCATTGCATCAAGCCTCTATCCTTTCGGACCTGAACAGGAAGAGGATCGAGGCATCGAAACCCGGAGGAACTTGGCGAGACTGGCAAAAGACGCTGGTCGCCGACTGTCACAAGAAGAAAACCGGCAAGACCTATCCGAGCGTCTACGGTCGCATGTGCTGGGACGAGCCGGCTCCCACGATCACAACTCAGTTCTTCGGATTCGGTAACGGACGCTTCGGACATCCAGATCAAAATCGTGCGATCTCGTTGCGTGAAGGGGCGATTCTGCAGAGCTTCCCGAAAGATTACGTGTTCGTCCCTCCGGGGCAACCCATATACAAAAAAGCGGTCGGAAGGTTGATCGGCAATGCCGTGCCGCCGAGACTCGGAGAAATGATCGGACTGAGCATAATCCGCCATGTCGATAAGTGGATGAAAAATCGAAGGAGAACC
- a CDS encoding gamma-glutamylcyclotransferase family protein, with the protein MNQAMNPTEPLKPNTNGMPRLFVYGTLKRGFWNHDRFCRGVLAVEDALVRGRLFETSSGIPVLEVPEEDILAVGTTNPLADVATQAHVTARMSNPEPIPDRLPRKGTGAPWGPVYGELLTFDDPESRLPAIDRLEGFHPGGPCLYRRVLVPVRTRGAELPVWLYVGFPSKERGLQPLGSSQWPRNG; encoded by the coding sequence ATGAACCAGGCAATGAACCCAACAGAACCCTTGAAGCCGAACACAAACGGAATGCCGAGACTCTTCGTCTACGGCACACTGAAGCGCGGTTTCTGGAACCACGACCGCTTCTGCCGGGGAGTCCTGGCGGTGGAGGACGCCTTGGTCCGCGGCCGCCTCTTCGAGACATCCTCCGGAATCCCGGTTCTTGAGGTCCCGGAGGAGGATATCCTTGCCGTCGGGACCACCAATCCGCTCGCCGACGTGGCCACACAAGCGCACGTGACGGCCCGCATGTCCAATCCCGAGCCAATCCCCGACCGGCTTCCGAGAAAGGGCACGGGCGCGCCCTGGGGCCCCGTGTACGGGGAGCTTCTGACCTTCGACGACCCCGAGAGCCGCCTCCCGGCCATCGACCGGCTGGAGGGGTTCCACCCTGGCGGTCCCTGCCTCTACCGCCGCGTCTTGGTCCCCGTCCGGACAAGGGGAGCCGAGCTCCCGGTCTGGCTCTACGTCGGCTTCCCTTCGAAAGAGAGGGGACTGCAACCGTTAGGGTCCTCACAATGGCCCCGGAACGGGTAA
- a CDS encoding glucosamine 6-phosphate synthetase, producing the protein MCGLAGVIFGNKRRRAEEREYLAWLFTRLLVLSEERGPHATGAAWLDTDGGHRLFKRPVTAERFVTDNAFAELLASMDNRATLLLGHTRWRTRGDERVNSNNHPIRAGEVIGAHNGTIYNADYLFRRWKMRRFAEVDSEILFRLAANAARDGAMDIERFKARLRRCRGQITAVIACRTDPGTVFVLKGNRPLELRWHPRRKAVLYASDPAYLDAVLAEEKGWREIAVPPMSLVVFRREDLAAYSVEPFEFVAQERKGAEQ; encoded by the coding sequence ATGTGCGGGCTCGCGGGAGTCATCTTCGGAAATAAGCGGCGACGCGCCGAGGAGCGGGAGTATCTCGCCTGGCTCTTCACCCGCCTGCTTGTATTGAGCGAGGAGCGCGGACCACACGCCACCGGCGCGGCATGGCTCGACACCGACGGCGGACACCGGCTCTTCAAGCGGCCGGTGACGGCCGAGCGGTTCGTCACGGACAATGCCTTCGCCGAACTCCTTGCCTCCATGGACAACCGCGCCACGCTCCTGCTCGGCCATACCCGGTGGCGCACCCGAGGGGACGAGCGGGTCAACAGCAACAACCACCCGATCCGCGCCGGGGAGGTGATCGGCGCCCACAACGGCACCATCTACAACGCCGACTACCTGTTCCGGCGCTGGAAGATGCGGCGCTTCGCCGAGGTGGACAGCGAGATTCTGTTCCGCCTGGCCGCGAACGCCGCCCGGGACGGGGCCATGGATATCGAGCGGTTCAAAGCCCGGCTCCGACGCTGTCGGGGTCAGATCACCGCCGTCATCGCCTGCCGGACCGACCCGGGCACCGTCTTTGTGCTCAAGGGGAACCGGCCGTTGGAACTGCGCTGGCATCCCCGCCGCAAAGCGGTCCTCTACGCTTCGGACCCCGCATACCTCGACGCCGTGCTGGCGGAGGAAAAAGGCTGGCGTGAGATTGCGGTCCCGCCCATGAGCCTGGTGGTGTTCCGGCGCGAGGACCTGGCCGCGTACTCGGTGGAGCCCTTCGAGTTCGTCGCCCAGGAGAGAAAGGGGGCGGAACAGTGA
- a CDS encoding DUF5049 domain-containing protein, with translation MSFDYYASLAENKVCQKQVNEGGLVSGFGDECVVWSCQDKPLPSLVWQGIDAVRLSGLTNMLDRPVVARLAGELGYPDAASWIEEHPKEYAEGVFRGFIVDPQGGKS, from the coding sequence ATGAGTTTCGATTATTACGCCTCCCTGGCCGAAAACAAGGTGTGCCAGAAACAGGTGAATGAAGGCGGTCTCGTTTCCGGCTTTGGGGATGAATGCGTGGTCTGGTCCTGTCAGGATAAACCGCTTCCCTCCCTGGTTTGGCAGGGCATCGACGCGGTCCGGCTCTCGGGGTTGACCAATATGCTCGACCGGCCGGTCGTCGCCCGGCTGGCCGGGGAGCTCGGATATCCCGATGCCGCGAGCTGGATCGAGGAGCACCCGAAGGAATACGCCGAGGGCGTCTTCCGCGGGTTCATCGTCGATCCGCAGGGAGGGAAATCCTGA
- the cmr1 gene encoding type III-B CRISPR module RAMP protein Cmr1: MTMANGERTYQLKALTDLWTGSVTLEEKNGQIKEKTGPDRLIPTGMLGSIRWWFEVLVRGLNGNACDPTDTKCEDRNHCVVCELFGCTGWARKFRFEVLDENGNTKIDQIKQNQTFGLRFTPLRPIRVEEWSLLDATLRLIAKYGAIGGKTVFKPTEELSIANVALSGIDRSLKVNNRTVGSPLKQHDQIIEVGGHEVQNMQELKKQLQDKKVGCQLTIPVKRNTRTEQIDGWVGKKHHQDYGLVEFIEPLGTNTAVAVVNEYATQDKWRKLNHGEFAWASLEHFWCVNGKYLRREDNNKSTFNQVLGRQEAKNQAQQLATRNDEIAGWLAGSQQESKKVFSFKDPARTFGFVKPGLIDFNAVKGRLTNAWGQNGWDFLTGDKVIDQLFAGKEDRS, translated from the coding sequence ATGACTATGGCAAATGGCGAACGAACCTATCAACTCAAGGCCCTAACGGACTTGTGGACCGGGTCAGTCACACTTGAAGAAAAGAACGGTCAGATAAAGGAAAAAACTGGGCCGGACCGCCTCATCCCTACCGGCATGCTCGGTTCCATCCGCTGGTGGTTCGAGGTGTTGGTGCGCGGTCTGAACGGCAATGCCTGCGACCCAACCGATACGAAATGTGAAGATCGAAACCATTGTGTTGTCTGCGAGCTATTCGGCTGCACCGGCTGGGCGCGGAAGTTTCGGTTTGAAGTTCTGGATGAGAATGGCAATACCAAGATAGATCAGATCAAACAAAACCAGACTTTCGGTCTGCGTTTCACACCCCTCCGTCCGATCCGTGTTGAAGAGTGGTCCCTCTTGGATGCCACCCTTCGCCTGATCGCCAAATATGGGGCCATCGGCGGCAAGACGGTATTCAAGCCAACGGAAGAACTATCCATAGCGAATGTCGCCTTGTCTGGGATAGATAGGTCCTTGAAAGTCAATAATAGAACCGTTGGATCACCCCTAAAACAGCACGACCAAATCATCGAAGTAGGCGGACATGAAGTTCAGAACATGCAGGAATTGAAAAAACAACTGCAAGACAAGAAGGTTGGTTGTCAACTCACGATTCCTGTTAAGCGCAATACAAGAACTGAACAAATTGATGGATGGGTTGGGAAAAAGCATCATCAAGATTACGGTCTGGTAGAGTTCATCGAACCATTGGGAACAAATACTGCGGTTGCTGTAGTGAATGAGTATGCGACTCAGGATAAATGGCGGAAGCTCAATCACGGTGAGTTCGCCTGGGCTTCCTTAGAGCACTTCTGGTGCGTGAACGGTAAATATCTCAGGCGTGAAGACAACAACAAGAGCACTTTCAACCAGGTGCTCGGACGTCAGGAGGCAAAAAACCAAGCACAACAGTTGGCCACCCGTAACGATGAAATAGCAGGATGGCTTGCCGGTTCGCAGCAGGAAAGCAAAAAAGTCTTCAGCTTCAAAGACCCTGCAAGAACCTTCGGCTTCGTAAAACCCGGACTGATCGATTTCAACGCCGTGAAGGGACGTCTGACGAACGCTTGGGGGCAGAACGGCTGGGATTTTCTTACCGGAGACAAGGTTATTGACCAGCTATTCGCTGGGAAGGAGGACCGCTCATGA
- the pglZ gene encoding BREX-3 system phosphatase PglZ: MSSWRDQILKEFTPKVARLTLVADPDGLLLEEGILEGVRERGFELIPFEDHIAFRYAYESKFRSRWDRGEHTDLVVVLRSQASDLSGLPYDLLQAGRRLSFNLGDIFPNLSYPVVTALDRGDLDALYEAQKRHAPGQLGDNATKEFVLRHVFEIAPELVKQPSDLLRVLLRRHYRGQRIPADLDNRFIQLLRQNNAFDDWPLETLVSDREAFFAFLQERWPIFLDREAAKGTSGVREDKKPYGLAIEGPVELPFDHHDIRVYIDNLFVEGLLHSVPHEHADTLSKTWVGIGVRTAPIEDRSRRLGKLIDSLEASIPAEDAKHTDWFHFARGWAEAILLANDQAEAISEPTGTRIKNLQAQVDAGFTAWLFKRYAGLVNLPPVPPVMLHHLPRFLARQMGEDRTAKIALIVVDGLALDQWLVVREALATKQPGLRFREQAVFAWIPSLTSVSRQATFAGKAPIFFPNSIQTTDKEPALWAQFWADQGLMPNEVVYLKGLGDGGLETVSEALSHPKARVAGLVVDKVDKIMHGMEMGTAGMHNQVCQWARQPYLNTLLDLLLDRGFRVYLTSDHGNVEAEGCGRPSEGAVADLRGERVRIYPDAVLRGKVKERFPAALEWGTVGLPEDYLALLAPARQAFVQEKQRTVGHGGISVEELIVPLVQIERRGE, encoded by the coding sequence ATGAGTAGCTGGCGCGATCAAATCCTGAAGGAATTCACCCCGAAGGTTGCCCGACTCACCCTGGTGGCCGATCCGGACGGACTCCTCCTCGAAGAAGGGATTCTCGAAGGCGTCCGCGAACGTGGATTCGAGCTGATCCCGTTTGAAGACCACATCGCGTTCCGTTACGCCTACGAGTCGAAGTTTCGCTCTCGCTGGGACCGCGGCGAGCACACGGACCTTGTCGTCGTATTGCGCTCGCAAGCAAGCGACCTCAGTGGGTTGCCCTATGATCTCCTCCAGGCCGGTCGCAGACTCTCCTTCAACCTCGGCGACATCTTCCCGAACCTCAGTTACCCGGTTGTGACCGCCCTGGATCGCGGGGACCTCGACGCCTTGTATGAGGCGCAAAAAAGACATGCACCCGGCCAGTTGGGCGACAACGCCACCAAGGAGTTCGTCCTCCGGCACGTCTTTGAAATCGCACCCGAACTGGTCAAACAGCCATCGGACCTTTTGCGGGTGCTGCTGCGCCGTCACTACCGCGGACAGCGAATCCCGGCTGACCTTGACAACCGGTTCATCCAGCTTCTGCGCCAGAACAACGCCTTCGATGACTGGCCGCTTGAGACGCTTGTTTCAGACCGGGAGGCGTTCTTCGCGTTTCTCCAGGAGCGCTGGCCTATCTTCCTTGACCGTGAAGCAGCCAAAGGGACATCCGGCGTTCGTGAGGACAAGAAGCCCTACGGTCTGGCCATTGAGGGACCTGTCGAACTGCCCTTCGATCACCATGACATCCGGGTCTACATCGACAACCTGTTCGTGGAGGGGTTGCTGCATTCAGTTCCACACGAGCATGCGGACACCTTGTCCAAAACCTGGGTAGGCATCGGCGTTCGTACCGCTCCCATCGAAGACAGGTCTCGTCGCCTGGGCAAGCTCATCGACAGCCTGGAGGCATCCATTCCGGCCGAGGACGCGAAGCACACGGACTGGTTCCACTTTGCCCGTGGATGGGCGGAGGCGATCCTGCTGGCGAACGATCAGGCCGAAGCGATTTCCGAACCGACTGGGACGCGCATCAAGAACTTGCAGGCACAGGTGGATGCCGGTTTCACAGCCTGGCTTTTCAAGCGGTATGCCGGGCTGGTCAATCTGCCACCGGTGCCTCCGGTCATGTTGCATCACCTCCCGCGATTTCTTGCCCGCCAAATGGGAGAAGACCGCACCGCCAAGATCGCACTGATCGTGGTGGACGGCCTTGCCTTGGACCAATGGCTGGTAGTCCGCGAAGCACTCGCCACAAAACAGCCCGGGCTGCGATTCCGGGAGCAGGCGGTCTTTGCCTGGATTCCTTCGCTTACCTCCGTCTCGCGCCAGGCAACGTTCGCTGGCAAGGCTCCCATCTTTTTTCCGAACAGCATCCAGACCACGGACAAGGAACCCGCTCTCTGGGCGCAGTTCTGGGCGGATCAGGGCCTTATGCCAAACGAGGTCGTCTACCTCAAGGGCCTGGGCGACGGCGGCCTGGAAACCGTTTCCGAAGCGCTTTCTCATCCCAAGGCAAGGGTCGCCGGGCTGGTCGTGGACAAGGTCGACAAGATCATGCACGGGATGGAAATGGGCACCGCCGGCATGCACAACCAGGTGTGCCAGTGGGCCAGGCAGCCGTATCTGAACACACTCCTCGATCTGCTCTTGGATCGGGGCTTCCGTGTCTATCTGACTTCTGATCATGGCAACGTCGAGGCGGAAGGTTGCGGTCGTCCGTCCGAAGGGGCTGTGGCGGACCTGCGCGGTGAACGAGTCCGCATCTATCCCGACGCGGTCCTTCGAGGAAAGGTGAAGGAACGCTTTCCAGCCGCGCTGGAATGGGGCACCGTTGGTCTCCCGGAGGACTACCTCGCTCTCCTGGCCCCTGCTCGGCAGGCGTTTGTCCAAGAGAAGCAGCGCACCGTAGGCCATGGCGGCATTTCGGTCGAGGAACTCATCGTTCCTCTTGTTCAGATCGAGAGGAGGGGCGAATGA
- a CDS encoding helicase-related protein, with protein MDSPWQYSTIHNSACLCLEEQTLWGQTVCRVWLPNQDAVVRVPRSALRPLSADQQPEIEAGRIAYVAAAAKVAEVLEGSTSATEGHVLLAPIESSVIPLPHQIRALSRAIANDRVRYLLADEVGLGKTIEAGLIMRELKLRGLVKRTLVIAPKGLVSQWVAEMQAHFNEHFQLVLPEDIKTLSRISAVASPGSRVSGQEDSQPVTRNPWTLFPQVVVPMDSVKPLDKRRGWSAAQVSEHNRERFEDLISAGWDLVIVDEAHRLGGSTDQVARFKLGQGLAEAAPYFLMLSATPHQGKTDAFHRLVSLIDAQEFPDVSSVTRERVQPHVIRTEKRRAIDADGKPLFKPRRTQLGPVSWGERHRNQQHLYEAVTEYVREGYNQAMREKRSYIGFLMILMQRLVVSSTSAIKTTLERRLAVLRHEDSGLSQMQLFNEDSFTQSSVLSPDDFYDLDGQEQIDVLLHTRLKALKNERAEVKLLLEAAARCEQIGPDAKAEALLDWLYRLQSEESDPELKALVFTEFVPTQEMLRRFLTERGFSVVCLNGSMDMEERKRVQEAFAKDVRILVSTDAGGEGLNLQFCHVVINYDIPWNPMRLEQRIGRVDRIGQAHAVRAVNFVFEGSVEHRVREVLEQKLAVIFEEFGIDKTGDVLDSAQAGRMFDEMYVEAILNPEKVEESVESVVARLQEQAREARTTASMLGATEDLEPGEARRLLTHPLPHWVERMTVSFLSAHGGQAEKRSQSWNLTWPDGETYENVVFTGKEAERLPAARHLTLEEPKVRGLAMRLPRFAPGQPVPIVSIPGLSEEVQGVWSLWQISVVSHESRVASRWDGPVTLDPGPETRRRRIMPLFLADNGMVYMPTARHVWDQLLAASPKVRSVLDAEVSQAAFAKLQSAAEEHGKAIYEALVQEHRGRIAREREKADYAFAARRKTVERIGLPQVRNYRLNLLSQEERSFQEQLDQKAHAYPEMVPLLVIRVEGGGHE; from the coding sequence ATGGATTCCCCATGGCAATATAGCACCATTCATAACAGCGCCTGCTTGTGTCTCGAGGAACAGACCTTGTGGGGGCAGACGGTGTGTCGTGTCTGGTTGCCGAACCAGGACGCGGTGGTGCGCGTGCCCCGCTCCGCCTTGCGGCCGCTGAGTGCCGACCAGCAGCCGGAGATCGAGGCCGGACGCATTGCCTATGTGGCCGCCGCAGCCAAGGTGGCCGAGGTGCTCGAAGGATCCACCAGCGCCACCGAGGGCCATGTGCTGCTGGCTCCCATCGAGTCCTCCGTCATCCCGCTGCCGCACCAGATTCGTGCTCTATCCCGCGCCATCGCCAACGACCGCGTGCGCTATCTCCTGGCGGACGAGGTCGGCCTGGGCAAGACCATCGAGGCCGGGCTCATCATGCGGGAGCTCAAACTTCGCGGGCTGGTCAAGCGGACGCTCGTCATCGCCCCGAAAGGGTTGGTGAGCCAGTGGGTGGCCGAAATGCAGGCCCACTTCAACGAGCATTTCCAGCTTGTCTTGCCGGAAGACATCAAAACGCTCAGCCGCATTTCGGCGGTCGCGAGTCCTGGGTCCCGAGTCTCGGGTCAAGAAGACTCGCAACCCGTGACCCGCAACCCGTGGACCCTCTTTCCCCAAGTGGTCGTGCCCATGGATTCGGTCAAGCCCCTGGACAAGCGCCGCGGCTGGAGCGCGGCCCAGGTGAGCGAGCACAACCGCGAACGGTTCGAGGACCTGATCTCCGCCGGCTGGGACCTGGTGATCGTGGACGAAGCGCACAGACTCGGCGGCAGCACCGACCAGGTGGCCCGCTTCAAACTGGGCCAGGGTCTGGCCGAGGCTGCGCCATATTTCCTGATGCTTTCGGCCACCCCGCACCAGGGCAAAACCGATGCCTTTCATCGGCTGGTTTCCCTGATCGACGCCCAGGAGTTTCCGGATGTCAGCAGCGTCACCCGCGAGCGGGTCCAGCCGCATGTCATCCGCACCGAGAAGCGCCGCGCCATCGATGCCGATGGAAAGCCCCTGTTCAAACCGCGGCGCACGCAGCTTGGCCCGGTCTCATGGGGAGAGCGGCACCGCAATCAGCAGCACCTCTACGAGGCGGTTACCGAATATGTGCGGGAAGGCTACAACCAGGCCATGCGGGAGAAGCGGAGCTACATCGGATTTCTGATGATTCTGATGCAGCGTCTGGTGGTCTCCAGCACGAGCGCCATCAAGACGACGCTGGAGCGCCGTCTTGCAGTGCTGAGGCATGAGGACTCAGGACTGAGTCAAATGCAATTGTTCAACGAGGATTCTTTCACTCAGTCCTCAGTCCTCAGTCCTGATGACTTCTATGACCTGGACGGCCAGGAGCAAATCGATGTGCTGCTCCACACCCGCCTCAAGGCGCTCAAGAACGAGCGCGCCGAGGTCAAGCTGCTGTTGGAGGCCGCGGCCCGCTGCGAGCAGATCGGACCGGACGCCAAGGCCGAGGCGCTGCTCGACTGGCTCTACCGCCTCCAGTCCGAGGAGAGCGACCCGGAGCTCAAGGCGCTCGTGTTCACCGAGTTCGTTCCCACCCAGGAGATGTTGCGTCGGTTCCTGACCGAGCGCGGGTTCTCGGTCGTCTGTCTGAACGGCTCCATGGACATGGAAGAGCGTAAGCGAGTCCAGGAGGCATTCGCCAAGGATGTCCGTATTCTCGTCTCCACCGATGCCGGCGGGGAGGGCCTGAACCTCCAGTTCTGCCACGTGGTGATCAATTACGACATCCCCTGGAACCCGATGCGTCTCGAACAGCGGATCGGCCGGGTGGACCGTATCGGCCAGGCCCATGCGGTGCGCGCGGTCAACTTCGTCTTCGAGGGCTCGGTCGAGCATCGAGTCCGTGAGGTCCTGGAGCAGAAGCTCGCCGTCATCTTCGAGGAGTTCGGCATCGACAAGACCGGCGACGTCCTCGACTCGGCCCAGGCGGGCCGCATGTTCGACGAGATGTATGTCGAGGCGATCCTCAATCCCGAAAAGGTGGAGGAATCCGTAGAGAGCGTGGTTGCCCGCCTGCAGGAGCAGGCCCGCGAGGCGCGCACGACCGCATCCATGCTCGGCGCGACCGAGGACCTGGAGCCCGGCGAAGCTCGGCGGCTGCTGACTCACCCCTTGCCCCATTGGGTCGAGCGCATGACCGTGAGCTTTCTTTCGGCGCATGGCGGCCAGGCCGAGAAAAGAAGCCAGAGCTGGAACCTCACCTGGCCCGACGGCGAGACCTATGAGAATGTGGTCTTCACCGGCAAGGAAGCCGAGAGGCTTCCGGCCGCCCGGCATCTTACTCTTGAAGAGCCGAAGGTCCGCGGGCTGGCCATGCGGCTCCCGCGTTTTGCGCCGGGCCAGCCGGTCCCCATCGTGTCGATCCCAGGTCTCTCCGAGGAAGTTCAGGGCGTCTGGTCCTTGTGGCAGATATCGGTCGTGAGTCACGAGTCGCGGGTTGCGAGCCGGTGGGATGGACCCGTGACCTTGGACCCGGGACCCGAGACCCGCCGAAGGCGGATCATGCCTCTCTTCCTGGCCGACAACGGCATGGTCTATATGCCGACGGCCAGACACGTGTGGGACCAGCTCCTCGCGGCAAGCCCAAAGGTCCGGTCGGTCCTTGACGCCGAGGTCTCCCAAGCCGCTTTCGCAAAGCTGCAAAGCGCAGCGGAGGAACACGGAAAAGCTATCTACGAAGCGCTCGTGCAAGAGCATAGGGGCCGCATCGCACGCGAGCGCGAGAAGGCAGACTACGCTTTTGCCGCGCGCCGCAAGACCGTCGAGCGGATTGGCCTGCCCCAGGTCCGCAACTATCGCCTGAACCTCCTCTCGCAGGAGGAGCGGAGTTTCCAGGAGCAGCTCGATCAGAAGGCCCATGCCTATCCCGAAATGGTGCCGCTGCTTGTGATTCGGGTGGAGGGCGGTGGCCATGAGTAG
- a CDS encoding DUF4276 family protein, whose amino-acid sequence MHFEILVEDQSGKKALNILVPKIIGNGHTFKVHAYKGIGRIPKNLGNRGDASKRILLDQLPKLLRGYGNTFAKQKDYPAAVILVCDLDDKCFKAFRKELFNILNACNPQPETRFCIAIEEGEAWFLGDIPAVKSAYPKAKEAVLNAYVNDSICGTWEWLADAVYSGGSSALSAKGWQAIGAEKSRWAEEITPHMNVTNNKSPSFGYFQQKLLELARVTA is encoded by the coding sequence ATGCATTTTGAGATTCTCGTTGAAGACCAGTCCGGCAAGAAAGCGCTCAATATCCTTGTCCCCAAAATCATCGGCAATGGCCATACATTCAAGGTTCATGCCTATAAAGGCATAGGCCGCATCCCGAAAAACCTCGGCAACAGGGGAGATGCCAGCAAGCGCATCCTGCTTGACCAGCTCCCAAAGCTTCTCCGTGGTTATGGCAATACCTTCGCCAAGCAAAAAGATTACCCGGCGGCCGTCATCCTTGTCTGCGATCTTGATGACAAGTGCTTTAAAGCGTTTCGGAAAGAGCTTTTCAATATTCTGAACGCCTGCAATCCCCAACCAGAAACCCGTTTTTGCATCGCCATTGAAGAAGGTGAAGCTTGGTTTCTTGGCGACATCCCAGCAGTCAAATCTGCCTATCCGAAAGCCAAAGAGGCTGTCCTGAACGCCTACGTAAATGATTCCATTTGCGGCACCTGGGAGTGGTTGGCAGATGCAGTCTATAGCGGAGGCTCATCCGCACTTTCGGCAAAAGGTTGGCAAGCCATCGGCGCCGAGAAATCGCGGTGGGCTGAAGAAATCACTCCGCACATGAATGTAACCAACAATAAATCTCCAAGTTTTGGATATTTCCAGCAAAAGCTGCTTGAACTCGCGAGAGTAACGGCCTGA